A stretch of DNA from Spirosoma endbachense:
GACATGGGATGAAATTCTGGCAGATTACCCAGGTTTGGAGTACGGCGATATTCAGGAATGCCTGACCTATGCCGTTCAGTTGGCCCACTTTAGTACACTGTCATTAGCTGCATGAAATTTCTTATCGATGAGCAGCTACCTCATCTACTTGCCAGTTGGCTCCAAACCAAAGGCTTTGATACCGTTCACGTTACGACTCTACTCACCAACGAGCACATACCTGACAATTACATTTGTGAACGAAGCATGGCTGACGAGAGGGTCGAATAGGCTTTATCATTCTCAGCGACCATAGCCATATTTGTTCAGCAGATTAAATTGTTCTTTTTAAAGAACTTACTAATATATTATAGTAAAACATCACTTAGAAAGCCATCACGATAAGTACCTTAAATGAACATAAAGATACATTATGCTTGATCTTTTAAGGCAATTATCTATTGTAACATTAATTCTATTTACGATTACAATTTATAAATTTTCTAATAACGAGCAAATCTAGCTTGTTATTTATATACAATATAGCAAATATTGTCACAAAAAGAAAGCCCCACAGCAGTTTGGCGACCGAAAGTAGGGCTTTCATCAATTGTCTAATGTCAAACACTAAACTTTGTAAAGTTAATGAAAAAGATTACATATTACCTCAGTATCGGGGTTGTCACATTAATGGCTGCCTGTAATGCCCCAGAAGTTGAAGTAGCTGACCCCTCAAATGCACGTATCTCTTTCTCCAAAAAGGGTGAGAAAGAAGCCAGAGACGCCTTTGCACAAATATTAGCAAAGGCGCTTGTAAGAAAAGAGTTACGAGATTTTTTAAAAGCTAAAGCCCTAGAACAGTTTGATGAAGATTATGACATTTTATTTCACGCTCAGAAAAACCAGATTGTAACAGGTAATACTACCTTTTTTGATATCCTCGCGTCTTATAATAGTTCAAAGCAAGATCTTATTGACATTACTGAAAGCCTCCCCAAGTTGACTATTCTTATTCCTGAGCTTTTAAACGAAAGGTATTATAATTCAGCGGCAACATGGGATACTGAGCATTTCATACCCAAAGTGGCCTTTTTTCATATAAATGACGACCGGCACGATGTAACAGCTTATGATAGCAAAGGAAAGGGCCATAAAATCAAGGCGAAAGGAGATCCTGACGAACTAATACTAGTTGTTAAAGATAACGAAAGGATTGAAGTATCTGATGTTAGTCCAAGTGGTCTCCGTGTGTCTTCAAGCAAATATACTGAAAAGGCTCAATGGGATTATTTAATGACTGATAACGGTCGGTATTATTATTATCAAAGTATCAATTTCAACAAATCGAAAAGAAGTCTACGGTCTCAAATCAATAAGAGAGCCAAGTTAAAAGCAATAGGTATTGATTTTAATGTGGGATCAGATTCTCCTGAGTATCGCTCTCATCTTTACCGTCCTGAAGCACCCCGTGGATATGCTTATTATAAGACTTATTATAGTAATGGTCAACTAATGACCAATATGAGTGAACTCTTTCCTGGACAGCTAGACTATACGGTGAAAGATCGAATAGGTTTTTTGCGATTTTTGACTGATGGAAAAATACAGGACATTAGTGAAAACTGGGCAGAAGGTAACTTAGAACTGACTGGTCGAGTACTTATCGCTGGTCGAGTTCCTGAATCTTTCACAAGTCGTTCATTTGGAAATATTTCATTCGAGCGGCTAGCTGCACAGTTCACTGTCCCTGGCTTTGCTGAACAAGTCGAATCAGGATGGGGTAGCGTTTGTGTACCCAATACGTTTTGGGGCTGCCATACTGTTAATCCATATCAGGATAAGTTTAATGAGTATCGAAATAATAATACTTTATTTGACAACCGTGGTTCATCAGCAAATAGTGGAATATGGTTAGATTGGAGAGGTGCGGAAATATTTACTTGGGACGCTGAAGATTATGGTAATAAAGCGATACTGTTTGTATTAGAAAAAGATGGTAATGTAACTCACACTGAAGAAAGAACTTGGTCAGTTGGCCTTACAGCAGCGCCTGCCAAAAAAGATGGCAGCAATCTAAGTTTCACTGGGAATATGGGAGGCAAATCTACGGTGAGTTGGTTAGATGGTGATGACAATGTGTTCGAGCAACAAATTGATTACAACGGGCAGTATGGGGCATTTAAATCACCTGTTAGCACTGGCAACACAGAGTTTATTTTACGCGTGTATTAATTAAAAAATAAAGTGTCTAAGAGAATAATTTTTCTTAGACACTTTATCGAATTTTACTGTAAAATTTTCATAAAAATGAGGTCAATTGTGATTGTTTTCTTTTTTTGCTTTTTTTGCTTTTCATGCGAAAAGAAAGATATTTTTCGTTCTGAAACGGATGAACGTTTTTCTATCATAAAAGAGGATATTACCAGCATGCCACAAACTCCAATTAGTTTTTATTGGGAGCCTGCTTCATGGGATTCTCTCCAAACTAATCAGATTACTTCTTGTTCAACTGAGGAAGTCCGTTTTGAGTATCCCTATATTATTGCAAACGGCGTTAAATTTCATGCATACTATTGGTCTCGTACACAGAACAAGTTAGTTGGGCATGATCTTAAAGTAGACTTAATACTTATCGCTTTTAATCATGAGAATTAACTGAATTTACTCAGTATAACATACAATTACATTACCCACTCTGAGCCTCGGTTCCGTTGTTCAAATAGTTGTAAAAATAACTAAACAAATGAGAGCTTTTATTATTATAATTTCCCTTCTCTTTTGTTCCTCATGCGAGAAAAATGGCATTTTCCAGTCAGAAACTGATGAGCACTTTTCAATCATACAGGAAGAAATTGGAAATATGCCTGACATCCCCATCAATTTTTATTGGGAATTAAAAGATAAAGGACAATTCGTTACCCCTCCAGTTACGACTTGCTTGACTTCTGAGGTACATTTTGAAAAGCCTTATATCATTGCGAACGGAGTAAAATTTCACGCCTACTACTGGACTCGGACGGAGAATAAGATAGATGCTCCTAACCGCTCTGTAAAATCTATGATTATAGCTTTTAATAAGGAGAAGTGAGAAATAACTTGAGCACCAGTCGACCAAGTCACTATTAATCGGATTTTAATCTACATAGTTTCGTCATTCAGCGGCTAAAATTGCCGATTCACGCTGAAAAATCCCGGATTCCAAGACTTTCGTTTCCCGAAGTAACTGCCTGCAATGACTTTTGTGGCGTACCTAATGCCCATCAGGGCAGGACGCGTTATGAAGGTTTTAACGAATTATGCTACCCTATTTACATACGCCCGTCAGGTTATTGTCGCTTCGCTGTTGAGTGGATGGCTCCTGACGGCTTGTAGTAAAGGCGACAAAAAAGCGGACACAAAGGCTCAGGATCAGCCAAAGACGTATTCAGTACTGACTGTAACTCCCCGCAAAACAACCCTCTACGCCGATTTCCCTGCCATTATTCAGGGCCAGCAGAACGTCGAAATCAGGCCCAAGGTAGATGGTTATGTCGAAGCTATTTTCGTGGATGAGGGGGCAACCGTTACAAAAGGGCAACGGCTTTTCCGCATCAATGCTCCTCAGTATGCCCAGGATGTTCGCACCGCACAGGCGGGTATCCAAACCGCTCAGGCTGATGTCAACGCAGCAGAAATGGCCGTCAATAAGGTTCGGCCACTGGTCGAAAAAGACATTATCAGCAAGTACGAACTGGAGTCAGCGCAGTATACTCTCCAGTCCAAACAAGCGGCCCTGGCGCAGGCCGAAGCCACGCTCGCCAATGCCCGAACCAATCTGGGTTACACCAGTCTGACCAGTCCTGTCGATGGGGTGATCGGTTCCATTCCCTATAAAATTGGCAGTCTGATAACCAGCTCCACCACCAATCCGCTCACCACCATT
This window harbors:
- a CDS encoding DUF433 domain-containing protein, producing MLTRITIDPTVCHGKPTIRGSRLLVTTILELLASGMTWDEILADYPGLEYGDIQECLTYAVQLAHFSTLSLAA
- a CDS encoding DUF5615 family PIN-like protein, coding for MKFLIDEQLPHLLASWLQTKGFDTVHVTTLLTNEHIPDNYICERSMADERVE
- a CDS encoding efflux RND transporter periplasmic adaptor subunit — its product is MKVLTNYATLFTYARQVIVASLLSGWLLTACSKGDKKADTKAQDQPKTYSVLTVTPRKTTLYADFPAIIQGQQNVEIRPKVDGYVEAIFVDEGATVTKGQRLFRINAPQYAQDVRTAQAGIQTAQADVNAAEMAVNKVRPLVEKDIISKYELESAQYTLQSKQAALAQAEATLANARTNLGYTSLTSPVDGVIGSIPYKIGSLITSSTTNPLTTISSIREVYAYFSLNEKQLLDFTRDVSGNTLQEKLAKMPDVLLLLADGSLYNYKGRVKTAIGQIDTQTGSSNFRATFPNPQSLLRSGNSGTVRIPRTIAAALVVPQSATYELQDKHFLYVVDKNNAIKNVAVAVTATPDGQYFVVQKGLRAGDRVVLDGGNSIKDGTKIKPVEANPDSAYNADKQHIAQ